A window from Nomascus leucogenys isolate Asia chromosome 24, Asia_NLE_v1, whole genome shotgun sequence encodes these proteins:
- the MIIP gene encoding migration and invasion-inhibitory protein isoform X2: MVEAEELAQLRLLNLELLRQLWVGQDAVRRSVARAASESSLESSSSYNSETPSTPETSSTSLSTSCPRGRCSAWGPPDACRGDLRDVARSGAASLPPAKCQHQESLGRPRPHSAPSLGTSSLRDPEPSGRLGDPGTQEAQAPRSILVQQSKLSKPRVTFSEESAVPERIWPLRPYLGYDWIAGSLDTSSSITSQPEAFFSKLQEFRETNKEECICSHPEPQLLGLRESSGSGVEEDHECVYCYRVKRRLFPVPVDPGTPCRLCRTPRDQQGPGTLAQPAQVRVSIPLSILDPPHRYHIHRRKSFDASDTLALPRHCLLGWDIFPPKSEKSSAPRNLDLWSSVSAEAQHQKLSGTSSPFHLASPMQVPPPTPTWSVPQVPRPHVPQQKPCGLTAGGEQHSRRLQPLPSGRRTQEMEAPARPAQARLS, from the exons ATGGTGGAGGCTGAGGAACTGGCACAGCTGCGGCTGCTCAATCTGGAGCTCCTGAGGCAGCTGTGGGTGGGGCAGGATGCTGTGCGGCGGTCAGTGGCCAGGGCAGCCTCAGAG TCAAGCCTGGAATCCAGCAGCAGCTACAACTCAGAGACTCCATCGACCCCAGAGACGTCCTCAACTTCCTTGAGCACCTCCTGCCCACGGGGCCGGTGCTCTGCGTGGGGCCCACCAGATGCCTGCCGAGGGGACCTCCGCGATGTGGCCAGATCGGGGGCAGCCTCTCTCCCACCTGCCAAATGCCAGCACCAGGAGTCCCTGGGCCGACCGAGACCCCACTCAGCACCCTCGCTGGGCACCTCAAGCCTGAGGGACCCAGAGCCCTCAGGGAGGCTGGGTGAtccgggaacccaggaggcacaggccCCAAGGTCCATCCTGGTTCAACAGAGCAAGCTGTCCAAG CCCAGGGTGACCTTCTCTGAGGAGTCTGCAGTTCCTGAGAGGATCTGGCCCCTCAGGCCATACCTGGGCTACGACTGGATTGCAG GGTCTCTGGACACCAGCTCTTCAATCACCAGCCAGCCTGAGGCCTTCTTCTCGAAGCTGCAGGAGTTTCGGGAAACCAACAAGGAGGAGTGTATCTGCAGCCATCCTGA ACCCCAGTTGCTAGGCCTGCGTGAGAGCAGTGGCAGCGGCGTGGAGGAAGACCATGAAT GCGTGTACTGTTACCGTGTCAAGCGGCGCCTGTTCCCGGTGCCTGTGGATCCCGGCACCCCCTGCCGCCTGTGCAGGACACCGCGAGACCAGCAGGGCCCTGGGACCCTGGCGCAGCCAGCACAGGTCAG GGTGAGCATCCCGCTGTCGATCCTGGACCCCCCGCACCGGTACCACATCCACCGGCGGAAGAGCTTTGACGCCTCTGACACACTGGCCCTGCCCCGG CACTGCCTGCTGGGCTGGGACATTTTCCCTCCGAAGTCTGAGAAAAGCTCAGCCCCCAGGAACCTGGACCTCTGGTCCTCTGTCTCCGCTGAGGCCCAGCACCAGAAGCTCTCAGGCACCAGCAGCCCTTTTCACCTG GCCTCGCCAATGCAGGTGCCGCCCCCCACCCCGACCTGGTCAGTGCCCCAGGTCCCTCGGCCCCACGTCCCACAGCAGAAGCCCTGCGGACTGACTGCTGGAGGAGAACAGCATTCCCGCCGCCTCCAGCCTCTCCCCTCTGGCAGGCgcacccaggagatggaagccCCTGCCCGCCCAGCTCAGGCCCGGCTGTCCTAG
- the MIIP gene encoding migration and invasion-inhibitory protein isoform X1 — protein sequence MVEAEELAQLRLLNLELLRQLWVGQDAVRRSVARAASESSLESSSSYNSETPSTPETSSTSLSTSCPRGRCSAWGPPDACRGDLRDVARSGAASLPPAKCQHQESLGRPRPHSAPSLGTSSLRDPEPSGRLGDPGTQEAQAPRSILVQQSKLSKPRVTFSEESAVPERIWPLRPYLGYDWIAGSLDTSSSITSQPEAFFSKLQEFRETNKEECICSHPEPQLLGLRESSGSGVEEDHECVYCYRVKRRLFPVPVDPGTPCRLCRTPRDQQGPGTLAQPAQVRVSIPLSILDPPHRYHIHRRKSFDASDTLALPRAQSLGGLSHGAPTARSVGTAVPSPCRWGDRSRGGGALVEELGFKPSTACWAGTFSLRSLRKAQPPGTWTSGPLSPLRPSTRSSQAPAALFTWPRQCRCRPPPRPGQCPRSLGPTSHSRSPAD from the exons ATGGTGGAGGCTGAGGAACTGGCACAGCTGCGGCTGCTCAATCTGGAGCTCCTGAGGCAGCTGTGGGTGGGGCAGGATGCTGTGCGGCGGTCAGTGGCCAGGGCAGCCTCAGAG TCAAGCCTGGAATCCAGCAGCAGCTACAACTCAGAGACTCCATCGACCCCAGAGACGTCCTCAACTTCCTTGAGCACCTCCTGCCCACGGGGCCGGTGCTCTGCGTGGGGCCCACCAGATGCCTGCCGAGGGGACCTCCGCGATGTGGCCAGATCGGGGGCAGCCTCTCTCCCACCTGCCAAATGCCAGCACCAGGAGTCCCTGGGCCGACCGAGACCCCACTCAGCACCCTCGCTGGGCACCTCAAGCCTGAGGGACCCAGAGCCCTCAGGGAGGCTGGGTGAtccgggaacccaggaggcacaggccCCAAGGTCCATCCTGGTTCAACAGAGCAAGCTGTCCAAG CCCAGGGTGACCTTCTCTGAGGAGTCTGCAGTTCCTGAGAGGATCTGGCCCCTCAGGCCATACCTGGGCTACGACTGGATTGCAG GGTCTCTGGACACCAGCTCTTCAATCACCAGCCAGCCTGAGGCCTTCTTCTCGAAGCTGCAGGAGTTTCGGGAAACCAACAAGGAGGAGTGTATCTGCAGCCATCCTGA ACCCCAGTTGCTAGGCCTGCGTGAGAGCAGTGGCAGCGGCGTGGAGGAAGACCATGAAT GCGTGTACTGTTACCGTGTCAAGCGGCGCCTGTTCCCGGTGCCTGTGGATCCCGGCACCCCCTGCCGCCTGTGCAGGACACCGCGAGACCAGCAGGGCCCTGGGACCCTGGCGCAGCCAGCACAGGTCAG GGTGAGCATCCCGCTGTCGATCCTGGACCCCCCGCACCGGTACCACATCCACCGGCGGAAGAGCTTTGACGCCTCTGACACACTGGCCCTGCCCCGG GCACAGTCCTTAGGGGGCTTATCTCATGGAGCCCCCACAGCCAGGAGTGTAGGCACTGCTGTACCCTCACCCTGCAGGTGGGGAGACCGAAGCAGAGGGGGAGGCGCCTtggtggaggagctgggattcaaacctag CACTGCCTGCTGGGCTGGGACATTTTCCCTCCGAAGTCTGAGAAAAGCTCAGCCCCCAGGAACCTGGACCTCTGGTCCTCTGTCTCCGCTGAGGCCCAGCACCAGAAGCTCTCAGGCACCAGCAGCCCTTTTCACCTG GCCTCGCCAATGCAGGTGCCGCCCCCCACCCCGACCTGGTCAGTGCCCCAGGTCCCTCGGCCCCACGTCCCACAGCAGAAGCCCTGCGGACTGA